The Acidobacteriota bacterium DNA segment AGCGGTGCCTCCGAGGCGGACGCCACCCGCCAAGGTTGAGGAAAAACCCAAGGCAGGGTTGGTATCGAGGATCCTGAATTTATTCGGAGGAGGCGAGTCGGTCGATCCCGCCAAGCGGCGCCGTCGTACGGTGCAGGCCCTGGTATCGGGGTTCCTGGGAATCAATTTATTCATGTTCCTGCGCTTCTTCTTTCCCAGAACTCTTTTGGAACCCAAAACGGTGTTCCGCATTGGGTACCCCTCCGACTTCGGCTACGGAGTGGATACCAAGTTCCAGAAAAGGCGGATCTGGGTGGTGCGCGATGCCGAGGGGCTTTTTGTGGTCTATGCCCGCTGCACGCACCTGGGATGTACTCCGGACTGGAAGCCCAGCGAGAACAAGTTCAAGTGTCCCTGCCACGGAAGCGGTTACGACAGCGAAGGAATCAATTTCGAAGGCCCGGCTCCACGTCCCCTGGACCGCGCCAAGGTTGAGCTCGACGCCGAAGGTCAGATCGTGGTGGACACCAGCGTGCTCTACGAGTGGCCCAAGGGAATGCGGTCGGAGTTCCGGGACCCGGGGGCCTTTCTGCAGTTGTAGCCGGTAGGCGATCCTGAGTAAACGTCAGTGCAAGCATCCATCCGAGGAGTCGTTCCATGGCAGATGATCTGAAAGAGCAGAAACCGGCGGGCAAGGCGACGGCCTTGATCGGCGGTGTCCTGAAAGAGGTCAAGGGTCTCAAGGACAAGGCTCTCGACGATGTCCAGTCGCTCAAGAAGCCGCAGAGGACCCAACTCTACAAGTCGATCTTTCGGGTGACCCACGACGAGAAGCCGCGCAATCGTGCGCTGGGGATCCTGTCCAACGTCTTCCTGCATCTGCACCCCGCCAAGATCAACCGCGACGCGGTTGCCTACAACTACACCTGGGGCATGGGAGGGATCACCTTCTACCTGTTCATCGTGCTGACCTTCACCGGCGTCCTGCTGATGTTCTACTATCACCCCACCAAGGTGCAGGCCTTCCGCGACATTCTCTACCTGGAGCACGACGTGCCCTTTGGGAAGCTGTTGCGAAACATGCATCGCTGGGCCGCCCACCTGATGATTATCACGGTCTGGCTGCACATGTTCAGGGTCTTCCTGACGGGCTCCTACAAGAAGCCGCGTGAATTCAACTGGATGGTGGGCGTGATTCTGATGCTTCTCACCATGCTGCTGTCCTTTACCGGATACCTGTTGCCGGACGATCAGCTCGGCTTCTGGGCGGTCACCGTGGGCACCAACATGGCCCGGGCGACGCCTTTGCTGGGGCACGAGGGCCCGCTGGGACCGGAGCTCGGCATGACCGCCTTCAACGACGTTCGCTTTGCGCTGCTGGGGGGCTCCATCGTCGACTCCAACGCGCTGTTGCGCGCCTACATCTGGCACTGCATCGCCATTCCCCTGATCGCGGGGGTTTTCATGGCCGTTCACTTCTGGAGAGTCCGCAAGGACGGCGGCATCTCGGGACCGGCTCCGGTGATGCTGGAATCCGAAATCAAGGAGCCGCGACGGTTCTGAGCGATCGTTGACGCAGCCATCGTTCGAGGAACCTTTGACCGGGAACGGCTCGGAAGGGGATAAGGAGGAAATCAGTGGATTGGGTTCAGCTCTGGGAAATCACCACCCTGCCCGACAATGTTCCGATTGTCCTGCTCATCCTGGTCATGCCTTTTTACACCTGGTACGGCCTCCGGCAGGCGTTCGCCAACGACCGGCTCATCGACAGGCTGGAAGCCGACCCCGAGATGGCCAAGACCCACCACCGCAAGACGCAGCCCTGGAAACCGGGCTGGGCTCGGGAAGTTCAGGTCTGGCCCTACCTGTTGCGCATGGAGTTCCTGGTGGCCATCATCGTCACCTTCATTCTGATGGTGTGGTCGATTACCCTGGACGCTCCTTTGGAGGAACCGGCCAATCCATCCCTGACCATGAACCCGGCAAAGGCGCCCTGGTACTTTCTGGGGCTGCAGGAGATGCTGGTCTATTTCGATCCCTGGATGGCCGGTGTGGTGCTGCCGACCCTGATTCTGGTAGGGCTCATGATCATCCCCTACATGGATACCAATCCCCTGGGGAACGGCTATTACACCTACAAGCAGCGGAAATTCGCCATTTGGGCCTTCTGCTTCGGCTTTATCGTGTTGTGGTTGTCGATGGTGGTCATTGGTACATTCATTCGGGGGCCGGGTTGGTTATGGTTCTGGCCGGGCCAGACCTGGGACCACAACAAGCTGGTCTTCGAGGCCAATCGGGATCTGCCGGACATGTTCGGCATCACCAGCATGCTGGGCAAGAGCCTGTTCGGGGCGGCAGTGGTCGGACTGTTTGCCGTGGTGACCGCCCTCGGAGTGCACAAGCTGTTTACCTGGAATGCGTTCAACCGGAAAATCTACAACCGCATGAGCCTGATTCAATATCTGCTCCTGCAGTTTTTCCTGGTCACCATGATGCTCTTGCCGGCCAAGATGGTGGCTCGACTGCTTTTTCGGATCAAGTACGTGTGGGTCACTCCCTGGTTCAATATCTAGTGGCTAGTGGCCTGTGATCAGTGGCCGGACTGCTTCAGAGACTGTGACCCTTTGCAAATGAGTCGAGTTCTGCGGATCGCGAATTGCAGATTTCGGAATTAGGGAATATTCAACTACTCATTGTTTGCCGAACTGGGGCGCTACCGCGCCATTGACAAGTGGAGTGGCCAGAGTAAGTGGTGAGTGAATCAAGCGGTGCATTGAGGTCGGAACGAATCACTAACCACTAACCACTGATCACTGTTTTTCAAGGAGAAATCGGTGCCGAAGAAACCCCCGGTTGGAGACGATCCGGTCCTCAACCGATCCCTCGGTCGCATTCTTTTGATCTCATCTCTGCTGATGGTGGCTTCTCTCCTGTGGGCGTTGTACGACGAGACCTATGGCCTCAGACCCTGGAAGGACTACCAGAAGCATTTTGCCAGTCTGTACAGCCGTCACCTGAGACGTATCCAGCCGACCCAGGCCCGGGCCGAGCAGGCCGTCCTCCAATCTGCGGAATACCGGAAGCTGAGTGACGCGGTCACCAAGGCCGAGGAATCGATTGCCCCTCGGATCTCCGACCTGGACCGCGAGACCAACCGGATAGTCGGCAGTCGGTTGAGCGTCATTACCGAGCCCTTCGCCATCA contains these protein-coding regions:
- a CDS encoding Rieske 2Fe-2S domain-containing protein → MVSRILNLFGGGESVDPAKRRRRTVQALVSGFLGINLFMFLRFFFPRTLLEPKTVFRIGYPSDFGYGVDTKFQKRRIWVVRDAEGLFVVYARCTHLGCTPDWKPSENKFKCPCHGSGYDSEGINFEGPAPRPLDRAKVELDAEGQIVVDTSVLYEWPKGMRSEFRDPGAFLQL
- a CDS encoding cytochrome b N-terminal domain-containing protein: MADDLKEQKPAGKATALIGGVLKEVKGLKDKALDDVQSLKKPQRTQLYKSIFRVTHDEKPRNRALGILSNVFLHLHPAKINRDAVAYNYTWGMGGITFYLFIVLTFTGVLLMFYYHPTKVQAFRDILYLEHDVPFGKLLRNMHRWAAHLMIITVWLHMFRVFLTGSYKKPREFNWMVGVILMLLTMLLSFTGYLLPDDQLGFWAVTVGTNMARATPLLGHEGPLGPELGMTAFNDVRFALLGGSIVDSNALLRAYIWHCIAIPLIAGVFMAVHFWRVRKDGGISGPAPVMLESEIKEPRRF
- a CDS encoding cytochrome C; this encodes MDWVQLWEITTLPDNVPIVLLILVMPFYTWYGLRQAFANDRLIDRLEADPEMAKTHHRKTQPWKPGWAREVQVWPYLLRMEFLVAIIVTFILMVWSITLDAPLEEPANPSLTMNPAKAPWYFLGLQEMLVYFDPWMAGVVLPTLILVGLMIIPYMDTNPLGNGYYTYKQRKFAIWAFCFGFIVLWLSMVVIGTFIRGPGWLWFWPGQTWDHNKLVFEANRDLPDMFGITSMLGKSLFGAAVVGLFAVVTALGVHKLFTWNAFNRKIYNRMSLIQYLLLQFFLVTMMLLPAKMVARLLFRIKYVWVTPWFNI